In a genomic window of Zingiber officinale cultivar Zhangliang chromosome 9B, Zo_v1.1, whole genome shotgun sequence:
- the LOC122023324 gene encoding CASP-like protein 4A1 — protein sequence MEAVKTEIDAAPTRLQSPSPKTAETAERNRRRSLSPQPQPYLPPPPAATTNGIPTPPPSLEVNTTSSPTPPASPKLTPAPEPKPAQATGDKLQKATVAEKKEESESRTRAIILAGNNVGAAMDLLGPPSPSYGLRRATKLDDDQQSKEVHQEKAMATLVNSNVQSVNNSLLLGGSCSAGSPGVHVTLSIHCRRPSKTRGSGATSTHKPHHPSLP from the coding sequence ATGGAGGCGGTGAAGACGGAGATAGATGCAGCTCCAACGCGCCTCCAATCGCCATCCCCCAAGACGGCGGAGACGGCGGAGCGCAATCGCCGTCGCTCGCTGTCTCCGCAACCGCAACCATATCTTCCGCCGCCTCCCGCGGCGACGACGAACGGCATCCCAACTCCTCCCCCGTCGCTGGAGGTCAACACGACTTCTTCCCCGACGCCACCGGCGTCGCCCAAACTCACTCCGGCGCCCGAGCCAAAACCTGCACAAGCAACCGGCGACAAGCTCCAAAAGGCAACGGTGgcggagaagaaggaagagagcgAGAGCAGGACGAGGGCGATCATCCTCGCAGGGAACAACGTGGGAGCGGCCATGGACTTGCTGGGGCCACCCTCCCCCTCCTACGGCCTTCGCCGGGCCACAAAGCTCGACGACGATCAGCAGAGCAAGGAAGTTCATCAGGAGAAGGCCATGGCGACGCTGGTGAACAGCAACGTGCAGAGCGTCAACAATTCGCTGCTCCTCGGCGGCTCCTGCAGCGCCGGCAGCCCAGGGGTGCACGTCACCCTCTCCATCCATTGCCGCCGCCCATCCAAGACCCGCGGCAGCGGCGCCACCTCCACGCATAAGCCTCACCATCCATCTCTGCCCTGA